In Liquorilactobacillus hordei DSM 19519, the following proteins share a genomic window:
- a CDS encoding amino acid ABC transporter ATP-binding protein, which yields MPNMIEIKNLEKSFGDNQVLKNITEVVQKGQVICVIGPSGSGKSTFLRCLNVLEQPSAGQIIFEGQDLTNISEVELNKLRERMGMVFQSFNLFPNMNVINNVQLAPSKVKKSPETQVAQKAAQLLEQVGLADKAEQFPQSLSGGQQQRVAIARALAMDPEMMLFDEPTSALDPEMVGEVLKVMQDLAESGMTMIVVTHEMGFAKEVADQIWFMDEGYIQEKGTPSEFFANPKTSRAKEFLSKIL from the coding sequence ATGCCTAATATGATTGAAATTAAAAATCTTGAGAAATCATTTGGTGATAATCAAGTTTTAAAAAATATTACGGAAGTTGTGCAAAAAGGACAAGTTATCTGTGTAATAGGTCCTTCTGGTTCAGGTAAAAGCACTTTTTTAAGATGTTTGAATGTTTTAGAGCAACCTTCCGCCGGCCAAATAATATTTGAAGGACAAGATTTAACAAATATTTCTGAAGTTGAATTAAATAAACTCAGAGAACGAATGGGAATGGTTTTTCAAAGCTTTAATCTTTTCCCTAACATGAACGTAATAAATAATGTTCAGCTTGCACCTTCAAAAGTTAAAAAAAGTCCAGAAACACAAGTGGCCCAAAAAGCAGCGCAATTATTAGAGCAAGTTGGTCTGGCAGATAAAGCTGAACAATTTCCACAAAGTCTTTCAGGGGGACAACAACAACGTGTGGCAATTGCAAGAGCACTTGCGATGGATCCTGAGATGATGCTTTTTGATGAACCAACATCAGCTTTAGATCCAGAGATGGTTGGTGAAGTTTTAAAAGTAATGCAAGATCTTGCTGAATCTGGGATGACAATGATTGTTGTAACACACGAGATGGGATTTGCAAAAGAAGTTGCAGATCAGATATGGTTTATGGATGAGGGTTATATTCAAGAAAAGGGCACACCCAGTGAATTTTTTGCAAATCCGAAAACGAGTCGAGCTAAAGAATTTTTGTCAAAAATATTGTAG
- a CDS encoding ABC transporter substrate-binding protein/permease, giving the protein MMLLVPLGKVSASNDNYLQKVKDKGTLVVGTSADYPPYEFTVKQSGKTNYVGLDIEIAKKFAKNLGVKLEIKNMNFDSLLVALETHKVDAVISGMNPTPERQKSVDFSNIYYRGKQYMLINKKDAALYKNIHSFKNKTIGAQTGSLQYDLVKKQMKNNQIKGLAKLNDLVIALQSGKVNAVAMEEATAKAFAQNNSSLKVINPEFNVDSSQTGSAMAFPKGATSLVNAANKTIAEIQKKDLINKQYIPLAGKYMSNNSKKNSMWDYWTYFAKGIEYTLIITVVSVFFGFILGILLALLRLSKNKLGKAIAVAYIEFVRGTPLMVQVMFVYFGIGAIVQSLPALLAGIIAVSLNSAAYVAEVIRSGIESIPSGQTEAARSLGMSQTLTYRYVIIPQALKNIWPALGNEFITLIKESSIVSIIGVGDLMYQMQLVQSATYKGVIPIFITMVIYFVMTFGLSKVLGYFEGRMKHA; this is encoded by the coding sequence ATGATGTTGCTAGTACCACTGGGGAAAGTAAGTGCCTCAAATGATAATTATTTACAGAAAGTTAAAGATAAAGGAACACTTGTAGTTGGGACAAGTGCCGATTATCCACCTTATGAATTTACGGTAAAGCAAAGTGGAAAAACGAACTACGTAGGTTTGGATATTGAGATTGCCAAGAAATTTGCCAAGAATTTAGGTGTGAAACTAGAAATAAAAAATATGAATTTCGATTCATTACTTGTTGCTCTTGAGACTCATAAAGTTGATGCTGTTATTTCGGGAATGAATCCAACTCCTGAACGCCAAAAAAGTGTGGATTTCTCAAATATTTATTATAGAGGGAAACAGTATATGCTGATTAATAAAAAAGATGCAGCACTCTATAAAAATATTCATAGTTTTAAGAACAAGACGATTGGTGCTCAGACAGGTTCATTACAATATGATCTCGTTAAGAAGCAGATGAAGAATAATCAAATAAAGGGATTAGCCAAATTGAATGATTTGGTCATTGCTCTTCAGTCAGGCAAAGTCAATGCGGTTGCAATGGAAGAGGCAACGGCTAAGGCATTTGCACAAAACAACAGCTCATTAAAGGTTATTAATCCGGAATTTAATGTTGATTCTAGCCAAACAGGTTCAGCGATGGCATTCCCTAAGGGTGCAACGAGCCTAGTTAATGCAGCTAATAAGACAATTGCTGAAATTCAGAAAAAAGACTTGATAAACAAGCAATACATTCCTTTAGCAGGAAAATATATGAGTAATAATTCAAAGAAAAATTCAATGTGGGATTATTGGACTTATTTTGCAAAGGGAATTGAGTATACCCTCATAATAACTGTTGTTTCAGTGTTTTTTGGATTCATATTAGGAATATTATTGGCACTCCTGCGATTGTCTAAAAATAAATTGGGCAAAGCAATTGCAGTTGCATATATTGAATTTGTCAGAGGAACTCCCTTGATGGTTCAGGTAATGTTTGTTTATTTTGGAATAGGTGCGATTGTTCAATCATTGCCAGCTTTGCTCGCGGGGATAATTGCTGTTTCACTAAACTCTGCGGCTTATGTTGCTGAGGTCATTCGTTCAGGTATTGAGTCAATCCCATCAGGTCAAACAGAAGCGGCTAGAAGTTTGGGAATGTCACAAACATTAACTTATAGATATGTTATTATTCCACAAGCATTGAAGAATATTTGGCCAGCACTTGGTAATGAGTTCATTACTCTTATCAAAGAGAGTTCAATTGTTTCTATTATTGGCGTTGGTGATTTGATGTATCAAATGCAATTAGTACAATCAGCAACATACAAAGGAGTAATCCCAATCTTTATTACAATGGTCATTTATTTTGTAATGACATTTGGTCTTTCTAAGGTCTTAGGTTATTTTGAAGGGAGAATGAAACATGCCTAA
- a CDS encoding SPJ_0845 family protein → MGLTVNSQARLDELFDKFAVDPKQPKTTQKPKDEKKKKDEKDKKN, encoded by the coding sequence ATGGGACTTACAGTAAATAGTCAGGCACGACTAGATGAACTTTTCGATAAATTTGCAGTTGATCCAAAGCAACCTAAAACAACGCAAAAACCTAAAGACGAAAAGAAAAAAAAGGACGAAAAAGATAAGAAAAATTAA
- a CDS encoding IS3 family transposase: MDSLRSQYKLQILLEQFKLPRATYYDQRKRMKRPDKYKNIKLFIEHVYHESHETYGYRRVYAMALKAGYTLCRETIRSLMSLLGLKVGVYSKHTSQYSSYKGQVGRIAPNIIKQNFNQTTPLTVFHTDITQIRLVDGKWGYLSCVTDEASGEILVAKASTSPNMALIQDTLDELESWITPGSAAILHSDQGWQYQQKAYRKALNRMNITQSMSRKGNCHDNAPIESFFNLMKRECLNRIRINNIDELVKVVAEYTDWYNNERISMNKNGLTPVEYRNQTVIA, encoded by the coding sequence GTGGACTCCTTAAGGTCGCAATACAAACTACAAATATTATTAGAACAATTCAAATTACCACGAGCTACTTACTACGATCAACGAAAACGGATGAAGAGACCTGACAAGTATAAAAATATAAAATTGTTCATTGAACATGTTTACCACGAAAGCCATGAGACGTATGGATATCGACGAGTATATGCGATGGCGTTAAAAGCTGGTTATACGTTATGCCGCGAAACAATTAGAAGTCTTATGAGTCTTTTAGGGCTTAAAGTTGGTGTGTATTCGAAGCACACTTCCCAGTATTCGTCATACAAAGGGCAAGTTGGACGCATTGCACCTAATATTATTAAACAAAATTTCAATCAAACCACACCATTAACCGTGTTCCATACCGATATAACACAAATTAGGCTAGTTGATGGTAAATGGGGTTATTTATCATGTGTCACTGATGAAGCAAGTGGTGAAATCCTTGTCGCCAAAGCTAGTACATCACCCAATATGGCCTTGATACAAGATACATTAGATGAATTAGAATCATGGATTACGCCCGGATCAGCAGCAATCTTACATTCTGATCAAGGCTGGCAATATCAGCAAAAAGCTTATCGTAAAGCCTTAAACAGAATGAACATTACCCAAAGTATGTCACGTAAAGGTAATTGTCATGACAACGCGCCAATTGAAAGTTTCTTTAACCTAATGAAACGAGAATGTCTGAATCGTATTCGCATTAACAACATTGATGAATTAGTCAAAGTTGTAGCAGAATACACTGATTGGTATAACAATGAACGGATTTCCATGAACAAAAATGGCCTAACGCCTGTTGAATACAGGAATCAGACCGTCATTGCATAA
- a CDS encoding helix-turn-helix domain-containing protein → MTKYTFEFKVKLVQEYWNGDVSYSDLMRKYNIPSMITIRKWVLQASVHGLSSLKAQHTKKVYSQDFKLFVVNYVKTHEVSQMAVAAHFGITFSRVNSWVNTFQKMGAAGLRKRPRGRPASMTKSTNKKLNPSAEEKYKEEILKLKAQLQETEMERDILKALAAMRHNQRKH, encoded by the coding sequence ATGACTAAATATACATTTGAATTCAAAGTTAAATTGGTTCAAGAGTACTGGAATGGAGACGTTTCTTACTCTGATTTAATGCGTAAATACAATATCCCAAGTATGATAACTATTCGAAAATGGGTTCTGCAAGCAAGCGTGCATGGATTGTCATCTCTCAAAGCGCAACATACCAAAAAAGTTTACTCACAAGATTTCAAGCTTTTTGTGGTAAACTATGTAAAAACACATGAGGTCAGCCAAATGGCAGTCGCTGCCCATTTTGGTATTACATTCAGCCGGGTAAATTCATGGGTGAATACATTCCAAAAAATGGGTGCTGCTGGTTTACGTAAAAGGCCTCGAGGGAGGCCTGCAAGTATGACTAAATCAACAAACAAGAAACTTAACCCGTCGGCCGAGGAAAAGTATAAAGAGGAAATTCTCAAACTCAAAGCACAACTTCAGGAAACTGAAATGGAACGTGATATTTTAAAAGCATTAGCGGCCATGAGGCACAATCAACGCAAGCATTAA
- a CDS encoding S66 peptidase family protein: protein MKPHKLKKGDKVAIVSLSGGILGENFAQHQKKLGEKRLRNYGVEPVYMANTLMGIEYLNKHPEARAADLKAAFLRDDIQGIFCVIGGDDTYRLLPYLMDDPEFITAVHNHPKLFSGFSDTTINHLMFYKLGLQTFYGPNFLNDLAELDKDLLPYTANTISNYFKLTTSLKIISSNTWYEERTDFSPDVVGTARVSHTEKLGYETLNGSGVVITGKLLGGCIDSLNDILTNTRYSDEREICFKYGIFPEIKQWQDKILFIETSEERPTPEEYEVMLGNLEKKGIFKVINAIIAGKPQNNVYYQDYREKLKTIAEKYDLPILTNVNFGHAYPRTVIPYGCTAKIDFDKKEFEITESLFQE from the coding sequence GTGAAACCACATAAATTGAAAAAGGGTGACAAGGTTGCGATTGTAAGTCTGTCTGGTGGTATATTAGGTGAAAATTTCGCACAGCATCAGAAAAAATTAGGAGAAAAAAGACTTCGCAATTATGGTGTAGAACCTGTCTATATGGCTAACACCTTAATGGGAATAGAATATTTGAATAAGCATCCAGAAGCACGTGCTGCAGATTTGAAAGCAGCGTTTTTGCGAGATGACATTCAAGGTATATTCTGTGTTATTGGTGGGGATGATACATATAGATTACTGCCTTACCTGATGGATGATCCAGAATTTATTACTGCGGTACACAATCATCCAAAACTATTTTCAGGTTTTTCTGATACAACAATTAATCACTTAATGTTTTATAAATTGGGCTTACAAACATTTTATGGTCCTAATTTCTTAAACGATTTGGCGGAATTAGATAAAGATTTACTACCATATACTGCAAATACAATTAGTAATTATTTTAAATTGACTACCAGCTTAAAAATTATTTCCAGCAATACATGGTATGAGGAGAGAACTGACTTTTCACCTGACGTTGTTGGAACTGCTCGAGTTAGCCATACAGAAAAGCTAGGATACGAGACATTAAATGGGAGTGGTGTTGTAATAACTGGAAAGTTACTTGGAGGATGTATCGACAGTTTAAATGATATTTTGACAAATACCAGGTATTCTGATGAGCGTGAGATTTGTTTTAAATATGGAATCTTTCCTGAGATAAAGCAATGGCAAGATAAAATTCTCTTTATTGAAACTAGTGAAGAACGCCCTACTCCAGAGGAATATGAAGTAATGCTTGGTAATTTAGAAAAAAAAGGAATATTCAAAGTGATTAATGCAATAATCGCGGGTAAGCCACAAAACAATGTATATTATCAAGATTATCGAGAAAAATTAAAAACTATAGCAGAAAAATATGATTTACCAATTCTAACGAATGTTAATTTTGGACATGCGTATCCTAGAACTGTAATACCTTATGGTTGTACGGCAAAAATTGATTTTGATAAGAAGGAATTTGAGATTACTGAGTCATTATTTCAAGAGTAA
- a CDS encoding nucleoside triphosphate pyrophosphohydrolase family protein — translation MEFNEYQEAATRTLYGNEQVLTNCALGLAGESGQVIDLIKNYTFKGKELNREEMIHEMGDVLWYLSQIAAWADIPFDEIAKDNIETLNKRYPHGFSQDS, via the coding sequence ATGGAATTTAATGAATATCAAGAAGCGGCGACTAGGACACTTTATGGCAATGAACAAGTCCTTACAAATTGTGCACTTGGACTTGCAGGCGAGAGTGGACAGGTAATAGATCTTATTAAGAATTACACCTTTAAAGGAAAAGAACTGAACCGAGAAGAAATGATACATGAGATGGGAGATGTATTGTGGTACTTATCACAGATTGCTGCGTGGGCAGATATTCCGTTTGATGAAATTGCAAAGGATAACATTGAGACGCTTAATAAACGATATCCACACGGCTTTTCACAAGATAGTTAA
- the yihA gene encoding ribosome biogenesis GTP-binding protein YihA/YsxC has translation MKVHNVNLKISAVRPEQYPEEGYPEVALVGRSNVGKSSLINRLINRKSYARTSSQPGKTQTLNFYDVESLLYLVDVPGYGYAKVSKAEREKWGRMIETYLVQREPLRGVVSLIDGRHEPTELDVQMVEFLQYYNLPVLLVATKIDKMPRGKWNKVEKDIRKKIKLNDKDRLVLFSATEKIGEDAVWNWIEEKINN, from the coding sequence ATGAAAGTTCATAATGTAAATCTCAAAATAAGTGCTGTTAGGCCAGAACAATATCCAGAAGAAGGATACCCAGAAGTTGCATTGGTTGGCAGATCTAATGTTGGTAAGTCTTCGTTAATTAATCGTTTAATTAATAGAAAGAGTTATGCACGAACATCAAGTCAACCGGGGAAAACACAGACACTGAATTTTTATGATGTAGAATCATTGCTTTATTTAGTTGATGTACCTGGGTATGGTTATGCGAAGGTTTCCAAAGCTGAGCGGGAAAAATGGGGTAGAATGATTGAAACATATTTAGTTCAGCGTGAACCGCTAAGAGGAGTTGTCTCCTTGATTGATGGACGCCATGAGCCAACAGAATTAGATGTACAAATGGTAGAATTTCTTCAATATTATAACTTACCAGTTTTATTAGTGGCAACAAAAATTGATAAAATGCCAAGAGGTAAGTGGAATAAAGTTGAAAAAGATATCAGGAAAAAGATAAAATTAAATGATAAAGATAGATTAGTACTTTTTTCTGCCACTGAAAAAATTGGTGAAGATGCGGTATGGAATTGGATAGAAGAAAAAATAAATAACTAG
- the rpmF gene encoding 50S ribosomal protein L32 — protein sequence MAVPARKTSKTRKRLRRTHYKLQVPGMSACPNCGELRKSHHVCPSCGFYGDKEVVKVD from the coding sequence ATGGCAGTACCAGCACGTAAAACATCAAAAACTCGTAAGAGATTACGTCGTACACACTACAAATTGCAAGTACCAGGTATGAGTGCATGCCCTAACTGTGGTGAATTAAGAAAGTCTCATCATGTATGCCCAAGCTGTGGGTTCTACGGTGATAAGGAAGTTGTAAAAGTTGATTAA